The following are encoded in a window of Kaistia algarum genomic DNA:
- the rirA gene encoding iron-responsive transcriptional regulator RirA produces MRLTQQTSYSIRVLLYCQANNEGTSRIRDIATTYGISELHLFKIMHVLVESGFIETIRGRNGGIRLAKPASEITVGAVVRATESNFFLTDCFDTTNRDCPLVDSCGVNRVLSEALRAFFAVLDSYTIADVASDRGQLRGLLDLGGAEALHPLMAASFATPS; encoded by the coding sequence ATGCGCTTGACCCAGCAAACCAGCTATTCGATCCGCGTCCTTCTTTATTGTCAGGCCAATAATGAAGGGACGAGCCGGATCCGCGATATCGCCACGACCTATGGCATATCGGAACTGCACCTCTTCAAGATCATGCATGTCCTCGTTGAGTCGGGTTTCATCGAGACGATCCGCGGTCGCAATGGCGGCATCCGCCTCGCGAAACCCGCGAGCGAGATCACGGTCGGCGCCGTCGTCCGCGCGACCGAGAGCAATTTCTTTTTGACGGATTGCTTCGATACGACCAATCGCGATTGCCCGCTGGTTGACTCCTGCGGCGTCAACCGCGTGCTCAGCGAGGCGCTCAGGGCCTTCTTCGCCGTACTCGACAGCTACACCATCGCTGACGTCGCCTCCGATCGCGGACAGCTTCGCGGCCTGCTCGACCTTGGCGGCGCCGAGGCCCTGCACCCGCTCATGGCCGCATCCTTCGCAACACCATCCTGA